Proteins encoded in a region of the Kryptolebias marmoratus isolate JLee-2015 linkage group LG14, ASM164957v2, whole genome shotgun sequence genome:
- the tjp2a gene encoding tight junction protein ZO-2a isoform X4, whose amino-acid sequence MEETVWEQYTVTLHRDPKMGFGIAVSGGRDNPNEETGETSIVVSDVLQGGPADGLLFEKDRVVQVNAIAMEGAQHSFAVQTLRKCGKVAKIIVKRPRKVPVNLMNRPPSPDDRVFNNDYNDDYNYDPDRRSVGARDYSPERERGGGYDRDYDRGRMADRDLNPNRNYKRDGSRGRTLDREPSPDRRYRSDNRLDRDYSPERRYQDHSPDRRYRSERALDRGHSPDRRYRSERTLDRDHSPGWGRDQDPRRFDEPARRSGSRDRLDRSPSPPPAPIPLPRPTRDLEPLEKPVNVLLLKHHPNEEYGLRLGSQLFIKEMTSTGLAGRDGNLQEGDIILKINGTVTENLSLSDAGKLIEKSRGRLQLVVQRDRRQVLIRIPPMVDSDSELDDISEIESYRSYSPQDDRRVQHSDLSSHSSTERIRDKPREDPPNRLAKMGAMPTPFRGADRNVEDTPPLQAEREEPRSETPPAPAAAPRVQVPPKVPPKVPLKPNMEDQEVYGPNTVMVRFVKGDSVGLRLAGGNDVGIFVAGVQEDSAAEQEGLRTGDQIMKVNAVDFRGMVREDAVLYLLEIPKGEEISILAQSKPEVYEDILASGRGDSFFIRTHFEYEKEAPQSLPFTRGEIFKVTDTLYDGKLGHWLAIRTDKDNQLLEKGIIPNKSRAEQVANVQNAARAASGNDRGDFWRLRGQRAAKKKDLRKNRDDTSVAPVTTRFPAYERVVLREAGFRRPVVIFGPISDAVNEKLANDLPEEFIIAKTEPKDAGSEKSSGVVRLNTIRQIIEQDLHALLDVTPKAVDTLNYTQWYPIVVFLNPDSKQGVKTMRSRLMPGSNRSARKLYEQAVRLKKTCSHLFTATIDLNSANDAWYGSVKDSIREQQERAVWVSEGKMDGSEEDLDLHDDRMSYLSAMSADYLSMDSRLTSDYDDTADEGGAYTDNELDEPLDEPQPVSAISRSSEPVLPDEKPLPAPPRMKRAGSREVLNRDPSPPPSFIPEPPKVRTQTRSDSTRSYESHSSSTISSDAAGAVRTGPPPVALKPAAARPNPLLPPPPPEDQGAAKDEEDPANKSFLGKIKAFEKMDHLARAQRLLELQEAENARLEIAQKHPDIYAVPVKLPKPNLNRPQPIGSNAEPQAMPRPPYSETRGHEDREVEYRRQLSDQARKGYYNPQKYNDTEL is encoded by the exons ATGGAGGAGACGGTGTGGGAGCAGTACACGGTGACCCTGCACAGA GATCCAAAAATGGGTTTTGGCATCGCGGTCTCTGGAGGGCGGGACAACCCGAACGAGGAGACGGGCGAGACGTCCATCGTGGTGTCCGACGTCCTGCAGGGAGGCCCCGCCGATGGACTCCTGTT TGAGAAGGATCGAGTCGTTCAGGTGAACGCCATCGCCATGGAGGGCGCCCAGCACTCCTTCGCCGTTCAGACCCTCAGGAAGTGCGGAAAAGTGGCGAAAATT ATTGTTAAAAGACCCCGGAAGGTTCCGGTCAACCTGATGAACCGCCCGCCGTCCCCCGATGACAGAGTCTTCAACAACGACTACAACGATGACTACAACTATGACCCGGACCGCCGCAGCGTCGGGGCGCGGGACTACAGCCCGGAGAGAGAGCGAGGCGGCGGTTACGACCGCGACTACGACCGCGGCAGGATGGCCGACAGGGACCTGAACCCCAACCGGAACTACAAAAGAGACGGCAGCAGAGGACGCACTCTGGACCGGGAGCCCAGCCCCGACCGCCGCTACCGCAGCGACAACCGACTCGACCGCGACTACAGCCCGGAGCGACGCTACCAAGACCACAGCCCGGACCGCCGCTACCGCAGCGAGCGAGCCCTGGATCGCGGCCACAGCCCGGACCGCCGCTACCGCAGCGAGCGCACGCTGGACCGCGACCACAGCCCCGGGTGGGGGCGGGATCAGGACCCGAGGAGGTTCGACGAGCCGGCGAG GCGGAGCGGGAGCAGGGACCGCCTGGACCGCTCGCCGTCGCCTCCTCCGGCGCCCATCCCTCTGCCGCGCCCCACCCGGGACCTGGAGCCGCTGGAGAAGCCTGTGAAcgtgctgctgctgaagcaccACCCCAACGAAG AGTACGGCCTTCGTCTGGGCAGCCAGCTCTTCATCAAAGAGATGACCAGCACCGGGCTCGCCGGGCGCGACGGCAACCTGCAGGAAGGCGACATCATCCTTAAG ATCAACGGCACGGTGACGGAGAACCTGTCCCTCAGCGACGCCGGGAAGCTGATCGAGAAGTCCCGCGGTAGGCTGCAGCTGGTGGTGCAGAGGGACCGGCGCCAGGTCCTGATCCGGATCCCGCCGATGGTCGACAGCGACTCGGAGCTCGATG ATATCTCTGAGATCGAGTCGTACCGCTCTTATTCCCCACAGGATGACAGACGGGTTCAGCACTCGGACCTGTCGTCCCACTCGTCCACCGAGAGGATCCGGGACAAACCCAG AGAGGACCCGCCCAACAGGTTGGCAAAAATGGGCGCCATGCCGACACCATTCAGAGGCGCGGACAGAAACGTTGAAGACACGCCCCCTTTGcaagcagagagggaggagcCTCGATCTGAAACGCCACCAG CGCCAGCCGCCGCCCCGAGGGTCCAGGTTCCTCCGAAGGTTCCACCAAAAGTTCCTCTGAAGCCAAACATGGAAGACCAGGAAGTATACGG GCCGAACACGGTGATGGTGCGTTTCGTGAAAGGCGACAGCGTGGGTCTGAGGCTGGCAGGAGGAAACGATGTCGGCATCTTTGTCGCCGGCGTCCAGGAGGACAGCGCTGCCGAGCAGGAGGGTCTCCGCACGGGAGACCAGATCATGAAG GTGAACGCCGTGGACTTCAGGGGGATGGTGCGTGAAGATGCCGTCCTCTACCTCCTGGAGATCCCTAAAGGAGAGGAAATCAGCATTCTCGCTCAGAGCAAACCTGAAG TGTACGAAGACATTCTGGCTTCTGGCAGAGGCGACTCGTTCTTCATCAGAACCCACTTCGAGTACGAGAAGGAGGCGCCGCAGAGCCTGCCTTTCACCCGCGGCGAGATCTTCAAAGTCACCGACACGCTTTACGACGGCAAGCTGGGCCACTGGCTGGCGATCCGAACCGACAAGGACAACCAGCTGCTGGAGAAAGGGATCATCCCCAACAAGAGCAG GGCGGAGCAGGTGGCAAATGTCCAGAACGCCGCCCGCGCTGCCTCGGGCAACGACAGAGGCGACTTCTGGAGGCTGAGAGGTCAGAGGGCGGCGAAGAAGAAGGACCTCCGTAAGAACCGAGACGACACGAGCGTGGCGCCGGTCACCACGCGGTTCCCGGCCTACGAGAGGGTGGTGCTGCGTGAAG CCGGTTTCAGGAGACCCGTGGTGATATTTGGGCCCATTTCCGACGCGGTgaatgaaaaacttgccaacGACCTCCCGGAGGAGTTCATCATTGCCA AAACGGAGCCGAAGGACGCAGGAAGTGAGAAATCCTCTGGAGTCGTGAGACTGAACACCATCCGACAGATCATCGAACAG GACCTCCACGCTCTGCTGGACGTCACTCCGAAAGCCGTGGACACGCTGAACTACACGCAGTGGTATCCCATCGTGGTGTTCCTGAACCCGGACAGCAAGCAGGGCGTGAAGACCATGAGGAGCCGCCTGATGCCCGGCTCCAACCGCAGCGCCAGGAAGCTGTACGAGCAGGCGGTGCGGCTGAAGAAGACCTGCTCACACCTGTTCACAG CGACCATCGATCTGAACTCGGCGAACGACGCGTGGTACGGCAGCGTGAAGGACTCCATCCGGGAGCAGCAGGAACGGGCGGTGTGGGTCTCCGAGGGCAAG ATGGACGGCTCGGAGGAGGACCTGGACCTCCACGACGACCGCATGTCCTACCTGTCGGCCATGAGCGCCGACTACCTCAGCATGGACAGCCGCCTGACCAGCGACTACGACGACACGGCGGACGAGGGCGGGGCTTACACGGACAACGAGCTGGACGAGCCGCTGGACGAGCCGCAGCCCGTGTCGGCCATCAGCCGGTCGTCGGAGCCCGTGCTGCCGGACGAG AAGCCCCTCCCTGCGCCGCCGCGTATGAAGAGAGCAGGAAGCAGAGAGGTGCTGAACAGAGACCCCAGCCCGCCCCCCTCCTTTATCCCTGAACCCCCGAAG GTGCGGACCCAGACCCGGTCCGACTCGACGCGGAGCTACGAGTCTCACTCCAGCAGCACCATCAGCAGCGACGCAGCCGGCGCCGTCCGGACGGGCCCCCCGCCCGTGGCCCTGAAGCCCGCCGCCGCCCGCCCGAACCcactgctgccgccgccgccgccggagGACCAGGGCGCCGCGAAGGACGAGGAGGACCCCGCCAACAAGTCCTTCCTGGGAAAG ATCAAAGCGTTCGAGAAGATGGACCACCTGGCCCGAGCTCAGAGGCtcctggagctgcaggaggcgGAGAACGCTCGA ctggaAATCGCCCAGAAGCATCCGGACATCTATGCCGTCCCGGTGAAACTGCCGAAGCCCAACCTGAACCGCCCGCAGCCCATCGG GTCCAACGCCGAGCCGCAGGCGATGCCCAGGCCGCCGTACTCGGAGACCAGAGGACACGAGGACAGGGAGGTGGAGTACCGGCGCCAGCTCTCCGACCAGGCCAGGAAGGGCTACTACAACCCGCAGAAATACAACGACACCGAGCTGTAA
- the tjp2a gene encoding tight junction protein ZO-2a isoform X5, translating into MMNPVMEETVWEQYTVTLHRDPKMGFGIAVSGGRDNPNEETGETSIVVSDVLQGGPADGLLFEKDRVVQVNAIAMEGAQHSFAVQTLRKCGKVAKIIVKRPRKVPVNLMNRPPSPDDRVFNNDYNDDYNYDPDRRSVGARDYSPERERGGGYDRDYDRGRMADRDLNPNRNYKRDGSRGRTLDREPSPDRRYRSDNRLDRDYSPERRYQDHSPDRRYRSERALDRGHSPDRRYRSERTLDRDHSPGWGRDQDPRSERTLDRDHSPGWGRDQDPRRFDEPARRSGSRDRLDRSPSPPPAPIPLPRPTRDLEPLEKPVNVLLLKHHPNEEYGLRLGSQLFIKEMTSTGLAGRDGNLQEGDIILKINGTVTENLSLSDAGKLIEKSRGRLQLVVQRDRRQVLIRIPPMVDSDSELDDISEIESYRSYSPQDDRRVQHSDLSSHSSTERIRDKPREDPPNRLAKMGAMPTPFRGADRNVEDTPPLQAEREEPRSETPPAPAAAPRVQVPPKVPPKVPLKPNMEDQEVYGPNTVMVRFVKGDSVGLRLAGGNDVGIFVAGVQEDSAAEQEGLRTGDQIMKVNAVDFRGMVREDAVLYLLEIPKGEEISILAQSKPEVYEDILASGRGDSFFIRTHFEYEKEAPQSLPFTRGEIFKVTDTLYDGKLGHWLAIRTDKDNQLLEKGIIPNKSRAEQVANVQNAARAASGNDRGDFWRLRGQRAAKKKDLRKNRDDTSVAPVTTRFPAYERVVLREAGFRRPVVIFGPISDAVNEKLANDLPEEFIIAKTEPKDAGSEKSSGVVRLNTIRQIIEQDLHALLDVTPKAVDTLNYTQWYPIVVFLNPDSKQGVKTMRSRLMPGSNRSARKLYEQAVRLKKTCSHLFTATIDLNSANDAWYGSVKDSIREQQERAVWVSEGKMDGSEEDLDLHDDRMSYLSAMSADYLSMDSRLTSDYDDTADEGGAYTDNELDEPLDEPQPVSAISRSSEPVLPDEKPLPAPPRMKRAGSREVLNRDPSPPPSFIPEPPKVRTQTRSDSTRSYESHSSSTISSDAAGAVRTGPPPVALKPAAARPNPLLPPPPPEDQGAAKDEEDPANKSFLGKIKAFEKMDHLARAQRLLELQEAENARLEIAQKHPDIYAVPVKLPKPNLNRPQPIGSNAEPQAMPRPPYSETRGHEDREVEYRRQLSDQARKGYYNPQKYNDTEL; encoded by the exons ATGATG AACCCGGTCATGGAGGAGACGGTGTGGGAGCAGTACACGGTGACCCTGCACAGA GATCCAAAAATGGGTTTTGGCATCGCGGTCTCTGGAGGGCGGGACAACCCGAACGAGGAGACGGGCGAGACGTCCATCGTGGTGTCCGACGTCCTGCAGGGAGGCCCCGCCGATGGACTCCTGTT TGAGAAGGATCGAGTCGTTCAGGTGAACGCCATCGCCATGGAGGGCGCCCAGCACTCCTTCGCCGTTCAGACCCTCAGGAAGTGCGGAAAAGTGGCGAAAATT ATTGTTAAAAGACCCCGGAAGGTTCCGGTCAACCTGATGAACCGCCCGCCGTCCCCCGATGACAGAGTCTTCAACAACGACTACAACGATGACTACAACTATGACCCGGACCGCCGCAGCGTCGGGGCGCGGGACTACAGCCCGGAGAGAGAGCGAGGCGGCGGTTACGACCGCGACTACGACCGCGGCAGGATGGCCGACAGGGACCTGAACCCCAACCGGAACTACAAAAGAGACGGCAGCAGAGGACGCACTCTGGACCGGGAGCCCAGCCCCGACCGCCGCTACCGCAGCGACAACCGACTCGACCGCGACTACAGCCCGGAGCGACGCTACCAAGACCACAGCCCGGACCGCCGCTACCGCAGCGAGCGAGCCCTGGATCGCGGCCACAGCCCGGACCGCCGCTACCGCAGCGAGCGCACGCTGGACCGCGACCACAGCCCCGGGTGGGGGCGGGATCAGGACCCGAGGAG CGAGCGCACGCTGGACCGCGACCACAGCCCCGGGTGGGGGCGGGATCAGGACCCGAGGAGGTTCGACGAGCCGGCGAGGCGGAGCGGGAGCAGGGACCGCCTGGACCGCTCGCCGTCGCCTCCTCCGGCGCCCATCCCTCTGCCGCGCCCCACCCGGGACCTGGAGCCGCTGGAGAAGCCTGTGAAcgtgctgctgctgaagcaccACCCCAACGAAG AGTACGGCCTTCGTCTGGGCAGCCAGCTCTTCATCAAAGAGATGACCAGCACCGGGCTCGCCGGGCGCGACGGCAACCTGCAGGAAGGCGACATCATCCTTAAG ATCAACGGCACGGTGACGGAGAACCTGTCCCTCAGCGACGCCGGGAAGCTGATCGAGAAGTCCCGCGGTAGGCTGCAGCTGGTGGTGCAGAGGGACCGGCGCCAGGTCCTGATCCGGATCCCGCCGATGGTCGACAGCGACTCGGAGCTCGATG ATATCTCTGAGATCGAGTCGTACCGCTCTTATTCCCCACAGGATGACAGACGGGTTCAGCACTCGGACCTGTCGTCCCACTCGTCCACCGAGAGGATCCGGGACAAACCCAG AGAGGACCCGCCCAACAGGTTGGCAAAAATGGGCGCCATGCCGACACCATTCAGAGGCGCGGACAGAAACGTTGAAGACACGCCCCCTTTGcaagcagagagggaggagcCTCGATCTGAAACGCCACCAG CGCCAGCCGCCGCCCCGAGGGTCCAGGTTCCTCCGAAGGTTCCACCAAAAGTTCCTCTGAAGCCAAACATGGAAGACCAGGAAGTATACGG GCCGAACACGGTGATGGTGCGTTTCGTGAAAGGCGACAGCGTGGGTCTGAGGCTGGCAGGAGGAAACGATGTCGGCATCTTTGTCGCCGGCGTCCAGGAGGACAGCGCTGCCGAGCAGGAGGGTCTCCGCACGGGAGACCAGATCATGAAG GTGAACGCCGTGGACTTCAGGGGGATGGTGCGTGAAGATGCCGTCCTCTACCTCCTGGAGATCCCTAAAGGAGAGGAAATCAGCATTCTCGCTCAGAGCAAACCTGAAG TGTACGAAGACATTCTGGCTTCTGGCAGAGGCGACTCGTTCTTCATCAGAACCCACTTCGAGTACGAGAAGGAGGCGCCGCAGAGCCTGCCTTTCACCCGCGGCGAGATCTTCAAAGTCACCGACACGCTTTACGACGGCAAGCTGGGCCACTGGCTGGCGATCCGAACCGACAAGGACAACCAGCTGCTGGAGAAAGGGATCATCCCCAACAAGAGCAG GGCGGAGCAGGTGGCAAATGTCCAGAACGCCGCCCGCGCTGCCTCGGGCAACGACAGAGGCGACTTCTGGAGGCTGAGAGGTCAGAGGGCGGCGAAGAAGAAGGACCTCCGTAAGAACCGAGACGACACGAGCGTGGCGCCGGTCACCACGCGGTTCCCGGCCTACGAGAGGGTGGTGCTGCGTGAAG CCGGTTTCAGGAGACCCGTGGTGATATTTGGGCCCATTTCCGACGCGGTgaatgaaaaacttgccaacGACCTCCCGGAGGAGTTCATCATTGCCA AAACGGAGCCGAAGGACGCAGGAAGTGAGAAATCCTCTGGAGTCGTGAGACTGAACACCATCCGACAGATCATCGAACAG GACCTCCACGCTCTGCTGGACGTCACTCCGAAAGCCGTGGACACGCTGAACTACACGCAGTGGTATCCCATCGTGGTGTTCCTGAACCCGGACAGCAAGCAGGGCGTGAAGACCATGAGGAGCCGCCTGATGCCCGGCTCCAACCGCAGCGCCAGGAAGCTGTACGAGCAGGCGGTGCGGCTGAAGAAGACCTGCTCACACCTGTTCACAG CGACCATCGATCTGAACTCGGCGAACGACGCGTGGTACGGCAGCGTGAAGGACTCCATCCGGGAGCAGCAGGAACGGGCGGTGTGGGTCTCCGAGGGCAAG ATGGACGGCTCGGAGGAGGACCTGGACCTCCACGACGACCGCATGTCCTACCTGTCGGCCATGAGCGCCGACTACCTCAGCATGGACAGCCGCCTGACCAGCGACTACGACGACACGGCGGACGAGGGCGGGGCTTACACGGACAACGAGCTGGACGAGCCGCTGGACGAGCCGCAGCCCGTGTCGGCCATCAGCCGGTCGTCGGAGCCCGTGCTGCCGGACGAG AAGCCCCTCCCTGCGCCGCCGCGTATGAAGAGAGCAGGAAGCAGAGAGGTGCTGAACAGAGACCCCAGCCCGCCCCCCTCCTTTATCCCTGAACCCCCGAAG GTGCGGACCCAGACCCGGTCCGACTCGACGCGGAGCTACGAGTCTCACTCCAGCAGCACCATCAGCAGCGACGCAGCCGGCGCCGTCCGGACGGGCCCCCCGCCCGTGGCCCTGAAGCCCGCCGCCGCCCGCCCGAACCcactgctgccgccgccgccgccggagGACCAGGGCGCCGCGAAGGACGAGGAGGACCCCGCCAACAAGTCCTTCCTGGGAAAG ATCAAAGCGTTCGAGAAGATGGACCACCTGGCCCGAGCTCAGAGGCtcctggagctgcaggaggcgGAGAACGCTCGA ctggaAATCGCCCAGAAGCATCCGGACATCTATGCCGTCCCGGTGAAACTGCCGAAGCCCAACCTGAACCGCCCGCAGCCCATCGG GTCCAACGCCGAGCCGCAGGCGATGCCCAGGCCGCCGTACTCGGAGACCAGAGGACACGAGGACAGGGAGGTGGAGTACCGGCGCCAGCTCTCCGACCAGGCCAGGAAGGGCTACTACAACCCGCAGAAATACAACGACACCGAGCTGTAA
- the tjp2a gene encoding tight junction protein ZO-2a isoform X3, with product MMNPVMEETVWEQYTVTLHRDPKMGFGIAVSGGRDNPNEETGETSIVVSDVLQGGPADGLLFEKDRVVQVNAIAMEGAQHSFAVQTLRKCGKVAKIIVKRPRKVPVNLMNRPPSPDDRVFNNDYNDDYNYDPDRRSVGARDYSPERERGGGYDRDYDRGRMADRDLNPNRNYKRDGSRGRTLDREPSPDRRYRSDNRLDRDYSPERRYQDHSPDRRYRSERALDRGHSPDRRYRSERTLDRDHSPGWGRDQDPRRFDEPARRSGSRDRLDRSPSPPPAPIPLPRPTRDLEPLEKPVNVLLLKHHPNEEYGLRLGSQLFIKEMTSTGLAGRDGNLQEGDIILKINGTVTENLSLSDAGKLIEKSRGRLQLVVQRDRRQVLIRIPPMVDSDSELDDISEIESYRSYSPQDDRRVQHSDLSSHSSTERIRDKPREDPPNRLAKMGAMPTPFRGADRNVEDTPPLQAEREEPRSETPPAPAAAPRVQVPPKVPPKVPLKPNMEDQEVYGPNTVMVRFVKGDSVGLRLAGGNDVGIFVAGVQEDSAAEQEGLRTGDQIMKVNAVDFRGMVREDAVLYLLEIPKGEEISILAQSKPEVYEDILASGRGDSFFIRTHFEYEKEAPQSLPFTRGEIFKVTDTLYDGKLGHWLAIRTDKDNQLLEKGIIPNKSRAEQVANVQNAARAASGNDRGDFWRLRGQRAAKKKDLRKNRDDTSVAPVTTRFPAYERVVLREAGFRRPVVIFGPISDAVNEKLANDLPEEFIIAKTEPKDAGSEKSSGVVRLNTIRQIIEQDLHALLDVTPKAVDTLNYTQWYPIVVFLNPDSKQGVKTMRSRLMPGSNRSARKLYEQAVRLKKTCSHLFTATIDLNSANDAWYGSVKDSIREQQERAVWVSEGKMDGSEEDLDLHDDRMSYLSAMSADYLSMDSRLTSDYDDTADEGGAYTDNELDEPLDEPQPVSAISRSSEPVLPDEKPLPAPPRMKRAGSREVLNRDPSPPPSFIPEPPKVRTQTRSDSTRSYESHSSSTISSDAAGAVRTGPPPVALKPAAARPNPLLPPPPPEDQGAAKDEEDPANKSFLGKIKAFEKMDHLARAQRLLELQEAENARLEIAQKHPDIYAVPVKLPKPNLNRPQPIGSNAEPQAMPRPPYSETRGHEDREVEYRRQLSDQARKGYYNPQKYNDTEL from the exons ATGATG AACCCGGTCATGGAGGAGACGGTGTGGGAGCAGTACACGGTGACCCTGCACAGA GATCCAAAAATGGGTTTTGGCATCGCGGTCTCTGGAGGGCGGGACAACCCGAACGAGGAGACGGGCGAGACGTCCATCGTGGTGTCCGACGTCCTGCAGGGAGGCCCCGCCGATGGACTCCTGTT TGAGAAGGATCGAGTCGTTCAGGTGAACGCCATCGCCATGGAGGGCGCCCAGCACTCCTTCGCCGTTCAGACCCTCAGGAAGTGCGGAAAAGTGGCGAAAATT ATTGTTAAAAGACCCCGGAAGGTTCCGGTCAACCTGATGAACCGCCCGCCGTCCCCCGATGACAGAGTCTTCAACAACGACTACAACGATGACTACAACTATGACCCGGACCGCCGCAGCGTCGGGGCGCGGGACTACAGCCCGGAGAGAGAGCGAGGCGGCGGTTACGACCGCGACTACGACCGCGGCAGGATGGCCGACAGGGACCTGAACCCCAACCGGAACTACAAAAGAGACGGCAGCAGAGGACGCACTCTGGACCGGGAGCCCAGCCCCGACCGCCGCTACCGCAGCGACAACCGACTCGACCGCGACTACAGCCCGGAGCGACGCTACCAAGACCACAGCCCGGACCGCCGCTACCGCAGCGAGCGAGCCCTGGATCGCGGCCACAGCCCGGACCGCCGCTACCGCAGCGAGCGCACGCTGGACCGCGACCACAGCCCCGGGTGGGGGCGGGATCAGGACCCGAGGAGGTTCGACGAGCCGGCGAG GCGGAGCGGGAGCAGGGACCGCCTGGACCGCTCGCCGTCGCCTCCTCCGGCGCCCATCCCTCTGCCGCGCCCCACCCGGGACCTGGAGCCGCTGGAGAAGCCTGTGAAcgtgctgctgctgaagcaccACCCCAACGAAG AGTACGGCCTTCGTCTGGGCAGCCAGCTCTTCATCAAAGAGATGACCAGCACCGGGCTCGCCGGGCGCGACGGCAACCTGCAGGAAGGCGACATCATCCTTAAG ATCAACGGCACGGTGACGGAGAACCTGTCCCTCAGCGACGCCGGGAAGCTGATCGAGAAGTCCCGCGGTAGGCTGCAGCTGGTGGTGCAGAGGGACCGGCGCCAGGTCCTGATCCGGATCCCGCCGATGGTCGACAGCGACTCGGAGCTCGATG ATATCTCTGAGATCGAGTCGTACCGCTCTTATTCCCCACAGGATGACAGACGGGTTCAGCACTCGGACCTGTCGTCCCACTCGTCCACCGAGAGGATCCGGGACAAACCCAG AGAGGACCCGCCCAACAGGTTGGCAAAAATGGGCGCCATGCCGACACCATTCAGAGGCGCGGACAGAAACGTTGAAGACACGCCCCCTTTGcaagcagagagggaggagcCTCGATCTGAAACGCCACCAG CGCCAGCCGCCGCCCCGAGGGTCCAGGTTCCTCCGAAGGTTCCACCAAAAGTTCCTCTGAAGCCAAACATGGAAGACCAGGAAGTATACGG GCCGAACACGGTGATGGTGCGTTTCGTGAAAGGCGACAGCGTGGGTCTGAGGCTGGCAGGAGGAAACGATGTCGGCATCTTTGTCGCCGGCGTCCAGGAGGACAGCGCTGCCGAGCAGGAGGGTCTCCGCACGGGAGACCAGATCATGAAG GTGAACGCCGTGGACTTCAGGGGGATGGTGCGTGAAGATGCCGTCCTCTACCTCCTGGAGATCCCTAAAGGAGAGGAAATCAGCATTCTCGCTCAGAGCAAACCTGAAG TGTACGAAGACATTCTGGCTTCTGGCAGAGGCGACTCGTTCTTCATCAGAACCCACTTCGAGTACGAGAAGGAGGCGCCGCAGAGCCTGCCTTTCACCCGCGGCGAGATCTTCAAAGTCACCGACACGCTTTACGACGGCAAGCTGGGCCACTGGCTGGCGATCCGAACCGACAAGGACAACCAGCTGCTGGAGAAAGGGATCATCCCCAACAAGAGCAG GGCGGAGCAGGTGGCAAATGTCCAGAACGCCGCCCGCGCTGCCTCGGGCAACGACAGAGGCGACTTCTGGAGGCTGAGAGGTCAGAGGGCGGCGAAGAAGAAGGACCTCCGTAAGAACCGAGACGACACGAGCGTGGCGCCGGTCACCACGCGGTTCCCGGCCTACGAGAGGGTGGTGCTGCGTGAAG CCGGTTTCAGGAGACCCGTGGTGATATTTGGGCCCATTTCCGACGCGGTgaatgaaaaacttgccaacGACCTCCCGGAGGAGTTCATCATTGCCA AAACGGAGCCGAAGGACGCAGGAAGTGAGAAATCCTCTGGAGTCGTGAGACTGAACACCATCCGACAGATCATCGAACAG GACCTCCACGCTCTGCTGGACGTCACTCCGAAAGCCGTGGACACGCTGAACTACACGCAGTGGTATCCCATCGTGGTGTTCCTGAACCCGGACAGCAAGCAGGGCGTGAAGACCATGAGGAGCCGCCTGATGCCCGGCTCCAACCGCAGCGCCAGGAAGCTGTACGAGCAGGCGGTGCGGCTGAAGAAGACCTGCTCACACCTGTTCACAG CGACCATCGATCTGAACTCGGCGAACGACGCGTGGTACGGCAGCGTGAAGGACTCCATCCGGGAGCAGCAGGAACGGGCGGTGTGGGTCTCCGAGGGCAAG ATGGACGGCTCGGAGGAGGACCTGGACCTCCACGACGACCGCATGTCCTACCTGTCGGCCATGAGCGCCGACTACCTCAGCATGGACAGCCGCCTGACCAGCGACTACGACGACACGGCGGACGAGGGCGGGGCTTACACGGACAACGAGCTGGACGAGCCGCTGGACGAGCCGCAGCCCGTGTCGGCCATCAGCCGGTCGTCGGAGCCCGTGCTGCCGGACGAG AAGCCCCTCCCTGCGCCGCCGCGTATGAAGAGAGCAGGAAGCAGAGAGGTGCTGAACAGAGACCCCAGCCCGCCCCCCTCCTTTATCCCTGAACCCCCGAAG GTGCGGACCCAGACCCGGTCCGACTCGACGCGGAGCTACGAGTCTCACTCCAGCAGCACCATCAGCAGCGACGCAGCCGGCGCCGTCCGGACGGGCCCCCCGCCCGTGGCCCTGAAGCCCGCCGCCGCCCGCCCGAACCcactgctgccgccgccgccgccggagGACCAGGGCGCCGCGAAGGACGAGGAGGACCCCGCCAACAAGTCCTTCCTGGGAAAG ATCAAAGCGTTCGAGAAGATGGACCACCTGGCCCGAGCTCAGAGGCtcctggagctgcaggaggcgGAGAACGCTCGA ctggaAATCGCCCAGAAGCATCCGGACATCTATGCCGTCCCGGTGAAACTGCCGAAGCCCAACCTGAACCGCCCGCAGCCCATCGG GTCCAACGCCGAGCCGCAGGCGATGCCCAGGCCGCCGTACTCGGAGACCAGAGGACACGAGGACAGGGAGGTGGAGTACCGGCGCCAGCTCTCCGACCAGGCCAGGAAGGGCTACTACAACCCGCAGAAATACAACGACACCGAGCTGTAA